The sequence GGATAGCATGGGATGATAAGATAACCAGCCATATCCATTTTTACGAAGTCGATAATGATAAATTCGAAATACACTATAAAAACGGAGATTTAGTAAGAGTATGGGCGGGAGAGAAGGTCCCCAAAAAACCGTACGATCAGTTCAAGATAGTTGCTATTGACGATACGATGGTATTGATCGTGGTTGATTAAAGACCGTAAATGACAGAGGAAGCTGATGCTGTTCCCCTCGTCAACAGCACCGTTCACCGTTCCCGGAAAGATAACGTCGAAAATCCATGATGAAAAACAGCAGGTGGACACGTTGAAGGAACGGCTAGATGAGAGATCTGGTTCTCGGGGGATTCGGCGCGTGAGAAGTTGCAGAAGTAGGGGTTGAAGCAGGCAGGCCCGTCAACAATATCCGCTCATGGTTCCGGGAGGGCACCTCAGTCTCGCAGGTGACACTTGTTGCAAAGACCCCGCTGGAAGCCGGAAAACAGGCTGGCCGGTCTGTCATAGTAGGCCTGCCGTGTCTCGGCCTCGGTGCGCCCCTGAGCATTTCTCTGAGGCGAATCATTATTGATTCCGGGGTAAACACCCTTAAAGACAATGAACTCCGATGCCATATTCCAGCGTGCCATATGGTCCCAGGCAGAGGCATGCGCTCTATGACAGGTGAGACACATCACATTGGACCCATGAACGGGACCCATGATAGAAGTGCCGTCGTTTTTTGCATGCTGTTCGAGGATCGATATGTCGTCTGTCCCTTCTTCGAAGGGAACGAGCGAAGTATAGGAAGCATCTCTTTTCCCGTTGATGTCGCCTGACTTCACATAGGCGTTGTAATTGGAAATGATCTCATTCGAGCACCGCGCACCACTGCAAACAGGATGTCCATACGCTCCTGTACAACCCTTCGTGTGGCAGTTCGAGCACCATTCAGACATCCCCCTGCCATATGCCACTCTCGTGTCTGAAACGGACTCGGACCGGTTGTAGTCGTGGGGTGCAACAACAACTGGCGCATCAATAGTGAAGACCACCTCGGGCACCGAACGTGTTTTATAACCGGCCCCGCCCAGCATGCGATATACGTTGTTCGCAATTTTACCGTGCGGATCATGACAGCTGATACAGGAAAGTTTGCTGTTGGGATACACTTCACCCGGCGTGCTCAACGATCTGCTGTCTGCGACATACCCATAGTCGTCCGCGGTAATGTTATGGCCGTGCCGTTCGCCAGGGCTGCTCTCTGTCGCTCCTAACGCTTTCCAGGAGTAGGCCTTCTTTAAATAGGCGAAATCTCCACCGGGAGTCAGTTGTGAGGGCGGAAAACCCGCCATCAGATCAGTTTCATCGGTCGCGATATAATGGCCACTGGGTCCCCGGGTGCCCCGCGGCGCTTGATGACAACGAAGGCAGGTGGAGCTTGCGTCGGACCCTCGTAACGCGCCCTTATTATCTTCATGACATTCCCTGCACTCCGCAGCGCCTCCGGAATGAAAGGCTTCCGCCGCGCGGCCCTGACAAAGAGCAAGGAAGAATACCATGAGGAAAGCACCATATGGCCTGAAGCCATGCTCCATACTGCTCCTTAACCGTTGCAAGAGAACGATGTCATGCTCATTCTCCGTTCGTTCATCCTGGTTCCATTGACCATGATGAACACAGGTGAGTGCCGTAATCATCATGATCAGTACTCTCATGATAACAAGTTACCCGATCCAAAGCAAGCCGCATTTTTTTCTTTTCTCTTGAATGACTCTTGCACAATTGGAAGACTTTTGTTAAAGTACTCCTTGATAAGAACCGGAGCGATTCTAAAAAAGGAGGAGTGCCATGGGACTTACCACCCGGAGAAATTATCGCTTGTTTCTGTATGTCAACTCGTTGGCGATCATTCTGCTCGGCGCTGTGATCACCGGATGGGGCGTGTTCTTGTCGTTCCCTGCGGATCTCGGTCAAGGCTATCACAACGTACAGGCCCTGGTGCGGGAGATCGGGAACGTACTGTTCTGGAGGGTCACGATACTCTATGCCGTCACCTCTTTCCTCATCGTTCTGGCGATGGTGGCGCTTCATCTGGTATACTCCCACCGCATTGCAGGTCCGGCTTACCGTATCAGTCTGGAAGCAGCCCGGATCTCCCAGGGCGATCTGACCGGCAATATCAAGTTTCGCCGGAAGGACAACCTTACGGACATGGCGGACCTGCTGAATGATCTGGCGTCGCAATACCGGGGCCGCATCAATGCTGTCAGGGACTCCCTTGCGATTCTTGACGAACAGTCAAAAAAAGTTTCCGATCTCATCCAACAGGGCAAGGACGGGCTTGCGCTCAAACAAATTGCAGGCGACCTTTCAAAGAGCGTAAAAAAGATCGAGAGCAGCCTCGCGGAGATGAGAATATAAGGAGCCAGTCATGCTGTTTGATAACAGAAGAATATACTTTATTAATAAAGATTTTCAGTCGCGTTTCATTCTGAGGTTTGTTGCCGTTGCAACCATATGGGCCGCGGCCACGATCATGCTGTTTGCCTACCTGGCGGGGAAAAGGCTGGAGGCAATACGCTATTCATCGCACATCGACATTAAAACGATGAGCGAACTGCTGC comes from Nitrospirota bacterium and encodes:
- a CDS encoding cytochrome C: MMITALTCVHHGQWNQDERTENEHDIVLLQRLRSSMEHGFRPYGAFLMVFFLALCQGRAAEAFHSGGAAECRECHEDNKGALRGSDASSTCLRCHQAPRGTRGPSGHYIATDETDLMAGFPPSQLTPGGDFAYLKKAYSWKALGATESSPGERHGHNITADDYGYVADSRSLSTPGEVYPNSKLSCISCHDPHGKIANNVYRMLGGAGYKTRSVPEVVFTIDAPVVVAPHDYNRSESVSDTRVAYGRGMSEWCSNCHTKGCTGAYGHPVCSGARCSNEIISNYNAYVKSGDINGKRDASYTSLVPFEEGTDDISILEQHAKNDGTSIMGPVHGSNVMCLTCHRAHASAWDHMARWNMASEFIVFKGVYPGINNDSPQRNAQGRTEAETRQAYYDRPASLFSGFQRGLCNKCHLRD
- a CDS encoding methyl-accepting chemotaxis protein, which produces MGLTTRRNYRLFLYVNSLAIILLGAVITGWGVFLSFPADLGQGYHNVQALVREIGNVLFWRVTILYAVTSFLIVLAMVALHLVYSHRIAGPAYRISLEAARISQGDLTGNIKFRRKDNLTDMADLLNDLASQYRGRINAVRDSLAILDEQSKKVSDLIQQGKDGLALKQIAGDLSKSVKKIESSLAEMRI